ACCCTTTTTCTACCCCCTGCGCGATTACAATAAACTTCCGATGTCATTTCCTTTTCCGGAATGGATACAGTACTCTGTTACGgatttgagtgagtgtgagaccATAAATGAGGGGGTTGAATAATGGAGGAACAATAACCATGTCTATAGACATGAAGTTCTGAAGACTTTGTGGAAAACTCAATAAGCCAAAGCGCATATACATAACATCAAATAAAACTGCAATTGTGATATTACATAACGCCAGTAAATGTGGAACACAGGTCCTCAGGAACTTTCCTCTGTTGTCTAAGGACTTTAAACATGATCGGATTAACTGCACATAAGaacaaacaatgaaaataccgAGAATAACATAAAACATTATTGTCACATTAGCAACTACATTGATCGGCGTGGTTGATGTCACCCAACTGGTTGCAGCACAAGAGAGTTTAAGAATAAGCCAACCAGCACAGTAAAGTTTCTGTATGTGGGACCCACACAACTTCAGCTGGAAAGTGAATATTATATAAGTAGACATAAGACCTAAAGGAGCAAGCCAGGAGAAGGAGACTAACTGAGCGACCCTCTGCCTGGTCATAACAGAGTGATACTTCAGTGGTCTGCAGATGGCCACATACCTGTCATATGCCATCACTGATAACAGACAAATGTCAATGAACACAAAAGAATACATTACAAAACCTTGAAACACGCATCCTATGTAAGAGATACCATGATGATGAGACAATAGATCCACAAGGAATTTGGGATAGAAGCCTGCAGTACCAAACAGTCCATTGATGCACAAATTACATATAAAGATGTACATTGGCTCATGGAGGTTTTTATACATGATAATGGTAACAATAAGAGTCATATTTACGATAATAATAACACAGTAAAACAGTAAAGTGAGACAGAACAATGTTACCTTGTAGTACAATATCTCATTTAACCCAGATAGAGTAAACTCTGTGACAGATGACACATTTTCCATTCTAAGGGAAGACTAAACCAAACCTACCATTTTCTCTGCTTGATATACGTACATATAAATTAAATAACAAGACTCATTACAAGCAACTTGAACCTAACACAATAACTGTGAAATAACACAATAACTGTGCTGTTAATGTGAAGTCTGTACAGCCCTTGCTTTCCCTCCTTGCTGACAGCCTGTTTATTTAtaatcatatacacacatgaaCATGTTGTTCTGGGATTCAATGTATCCAATCAGTGATCTGACCTGACGTCATCTCCTAAACTCAGTGAGCTTGTAGCATGAGGTAAAGAATAGTTGATATTGTAGATCATCAATGTGGACTAAAGACAATATGTGATGAAAGAGTAGAATATGACACTGATGCTAAATGGTCATGTATGTTACACATTTTCTAAGCATGTAACTGCTGGACATATTGACTACTTCTGTATTCGACAACATGTTTAGATGTCCCTTTTTGAATACTGAAAAGTAACAGAAAGAAATAGAAGTAATTGTTTAATCCCTGGAACAGAAGAGCCAGGTGATTTATCTAGATTCTAGAATACCTTGACTCTGTCCTGTACAGAGCTGCCTACTGATCAACACCCCAGTAGTTTGTCCTTTAAGCTTGTTCATAATGCAATAAGGACACATGTAATGCATGCTGCCGAGCCTCCAGTTTCTCCAGTAGGGGGCGCCAGCTTTCGGGACATTTGCGGCCGTGCCCCCAGCTGCTTCTCATAAGACAATAAATGCCAATTAAGGAGACACCCCTCAAAAGGGACATGTTGGCAGAGCAGACGGGGGTTGCTTGTGGTATCGTAGAGTTGAGCGAACAGGGGAGCGATTAATGTGGACTGGTGAAGTTGTGATCCTTGTCTTATTTGTACCTTTTAAACTTTGAATGTGTGACCTAAACCTAGAATCGCCTTGTTTTAATCGTAGATATATGGTCAGTGTCTTAAGCAGTGTTGTACCTGTTATCTATACTTATCTTTGCTTGCCGTGTAACCTCACTACCGTTTGcagtgcgtgtgcctgtgttgtgtgcgtgtgttaaccTAGTGTCGTGTTAACACTTAAAACGGGTGTTTTGCAGTGCTT
The DNA window shown above is from Osmerus eperlanus chromosome 3, fOsmEpe2.1, whole genome shotgun sequence and carries:
- the LOC134016915 gene encoding olfactory receptor 10H28-like, which gives rise to MENVSSVTEFTLSGLNEILYYKVTLFCLTLLFYCVIIIVNMTLIVTIIMYKNLHEPMYIFICNLCINGLFGTAGFYPKFLVDLLSHHHGISYIGCVFQGFVMYSFVFIDICLLSVMAYDRYVAICRPLKYHSVMTRQRVAQLVSFSWLAPLGLMSTYIIFTFQLKLCGSHIQKLYCAGWLILKLSCAATIANVTIMFYVILGIFIVCSYVQLIRSCLKSLDNRGKFLRTCVPHLLALCNITIAVLFDVMYMRFGLLSFPQSLQNFMSIDMVIVPPLFNPLIYGLTLTQIRNRVLYPFRKRK